The proteins below are encoded in one region of Uranotaenia lowii strain MFRU-FL unplaced genomic scaffold, ASM2978415v1 HiC_scaffold_384, whole genome shotgun sequence:
- the LOC129760044 gene encoding uncharacterized protein LOC129760044 produces the protein MPAKKTIKEPIEDTKVPTLRYWTVRLREIQASFNDICEFVEGFTDNTTAAMVEVRLSAIDELWEKFCEVLVEIKSHDDFAGDETGFDNERKEFSNRYYFAKSFLLDRVKASNDSTVLDNSSRAADLSAQGGLDHVRLPQIKLQSFDGNIDDWLSFRDLYTSLIHWKQELPDVEKFHYLKGCLLGEPKAMIDPLKITKANYQVAWEMLLKRYNNSKQLKKRQIQSLFKLPTLTKESVGELHVLVEGFERIVNTLDQVVQSSDYKDLLLVNFLVSRLDPITHRAWEESSAAAEQDTLQELTEFLHRRIRVLESLPPKPSDSKNVQQVSTKPKVTRTGHSAVQSSGIVCAACKERHLLHLCPKFQKLTVMERDAILKTHNLCRNCFRSGHLARDCQSKFSCRHCQGRHHSMVCFRSEKGDRLAISERSGNSTAHSSHTRELLPANTESESKVANTAATTCQTAKAINSKTSHVLLATAVVQLENDMGIRFPARALLDSGSESNFITERLCQRMALSRKNEDISILGIGQAATSVKFSVTAKLCSRTTNFSRELKFLVLPKVTSNLPTSTINTETWVVPEDIELADPAFFESSKVDLVLGIESFFEFFVSGRRIPLGKQLPTLTESVFGWVVCGGAATSGSAVNVRCNMSVNESLEQLVSRFWECEEIGSAKTFSKEEKRCEQQFSSTVQRSSDGRYTVSLPKNEDILSKLGNSMEIALRRLAGTERRLDRDPDLRKEYNTFMEEYLLLDHMRLVRGDDTVQRCFLPHHPVIKEGSTTTKVRVVFDASCKTSTGISLNDGLLVGPVIQEDLRSIILRSRSKQVMIVADVEKMFRQIRLQESDRPLQSILWRPPTSREVNVYELNTVTYGTKPAPFLATRTLQQLANDERHRFPLAAKAFTEDTYMDDVITGERDTEAALELRIQLENAAAAGGFRLRKFASNSRRVLEGMSEEYVAIKDPAIDLSSNSSVKILGLTWLPKFDSLMFQFNIPSFEKPGKWTKRQILSVIASLLNPLGLLGATVTTAKIFMQLLWTLQDDKGEKIDWDHPLPSTVGEIWCQYYAKLPLLNEIKVDRCVILPEAVRMELHCFSDASEKAYGGCIYIKSIGERGEVRIGLVSSKSRVAPLKSQSIPRLELNGALLTSELFEMVKGSMRFEGQAYFWTDSTCVWRWLQAVPSTWSTYVANRVSKIQNLTDGYNWRHVPGIDNPADLISRGISPEEIGNNRLWWQGPPWLQFEESNWPDYFENCNDETGEEERRKTKVVTVGVSKNTEFNSWFLERYSNYNVLIRHTAYLLRLRRFLRLRKAVKFESFLSTAELFEAENAIARCVQLECFPDEFQALSKGENVPRRSPLRWFNPFLDQNGIIRVGGRIKNSAEHWNTKHPIVLPARHHLTKLIFEYFHHRLLHAGLQLLLATVRLRFWPLGGRNLARQIIHKCTICFRVRPTPVQQFMGELPADRVRIARPFKKAGVDYFGPVYLRPVPRRAAVKGYVAVFICLCTKAVHLELVSDLSTERFLQAFHRFVARRGRCSDVYSDNGTNFVGARNKLKELFALLKDQRHREEITKECSRSGIQWHFNPPGAPHFGGLWEAAVKSTKKHLLRTIGETPVSPENFATLLTQVEACLNSRPITALSDDPNDLEPLTPAHFIIGESFEALPEPDFTNVKDYRLSELQLMQKHLQSIWRRWKTEYLCQLQARSKRWKPALPIQVGQLVVIVEQNLPPCRWKMGRIEEVHPGTDGVVRVVTLKTASGSLMRPVEKICLMPIAENKITMPIEESPNEQ, from the coding sequence ATGCCTGCGAAGAAAACCATCAAGGAGCCCATCGAAGACACCAAGGTTCCGACGCTGAGGTACTGGACGGTCCGGTTGAGGGAAATCCAAGCTTCCTTCAATGACATCTGTGAGTTTGTAGAGGGTTTCACAGATAATACTACTGCAGCTATGGTGGAAGTTAGGTTGTCCGCTATCGATGAACTTTGGGAAAAATTCTGCGAGGTACTGGTCGAGATCAAATCCCACGACGACTTTGCTGGCGATGAAACGGGTTTCGACAACGAGCGGAAGGAGTTCAGCAATCGCTATTATTTTGCGAAATCCTTCTTGCTGGACAGGGTTAAGGCTTCGAATGATTCTACGGTTCTGGACAACTCAAGTCGCGCTGCAGATTTATCAGCTCAAGGTGGTTTAGATCACGTCCGCCTGCCGCAGATAAAGCTTCAGAGCTTCGACGGAAACATCGACGACTGGTTGAGCTTCCGGGACCTCTACACTTCTCTCATCCACTGGAAACAGGAACTTCCGGATGTAGAGAAGTTCCACTACTTAAAAGGTTGTTTATTGGGGGAGCCGAAGGCCATGATCGACCCTCTGAAAATTACGAAAGCCAATTACCAGGTGGCTTGGGAAATGCTCTTGAAACGCTATAACAATAGCAAGCAGTTGAAAAAGCGTCAAATCCAATCGCTTTTCAAACTGCCCACTCTCACCAAGGAATCGGTCGGCGAATTGCATGTTCTGGTTGAAGGTTTCGAACGCATCGTGAACACTTTAGACCAGGTGGTTCAATCCTCCGATTACAAGGATCTTTTGCTGGTTAATTTCTTGGTTTCGCGTTTGGATCCCATAACACATAGAGCGTGGGAAGAGAGTTCAGCAGCGGCAGAACAGGACACCTTGCAGGAACTAACTGAATTCCTTCACCGGCGAATAAGGGTTTTAGAATCACTTCCTCCCAAACCATCCGATTCTAAAAACGTTCAACAAGTTTCAACGAAGCCCAAGGTTACCAGAACTGGACATTCAGCGGTGCAGTCTTCCGGGATTGTCTGCGCAGCCTGCAAGGAGCGACACTTATTGCATTTGTgtccaaaattccaaaaactaaCGGTGATGGAACGGGATGCCATATTGAAGACGCACAATCTTTGTCGGAACTGTTTTCGGTCGGGTCATCTGGCTAGGGATTGCCAGTCCAAATTTTCCTGTCGGCATTGCCAGGGTCGACATCATTCCATGGTTTGTTTCCGGTCAGAGAAAGGGGATCGATTGGCGATCAGCGAAAGGAGTGGCAATTCTACGGCTCATTCTTCACACACCAGAGAACTTCTTCCGGCCAACACGGAATCGGAATCCAAGGTGGCGAATACGGCGGCCACAACTTGTCAAACTGCCAAGGCAATCAACTCCAAAACTTCTCACGTGCTATTGGCAACAGCTGTTGTGCAATTGGAAAACGATATGGGTATTCGGTTCCCCGCTCGAGCGTTACTCGACTCCGGTTCCGAGAGTAATTTCATAACTGAGCGATTATGTCAGCGGATGGCGCTATCCAGGAAAAATGAGGACATTTCCATACTGGGAATCGGTCAAGCAGCTACGAGCGTCAAATTCAGCGTTACAGCGAAGCTGTGTTCCAGGACTACTAATTTCTCTCGAGAACTCAAGTTTCTCGTACTTCCAAAGGTTACTTCCAATCTTCCCACCTCGACTATCAACACGGAAACATGGGTGGTCCCTGAAGATATCGAGCTAGCGGATCCGGCGTTCTTTGAATCCAGCAAGGTGGACTTAGTTCTCGGGATCGAATCCTTTTTCGAATTCTTTGTAAGTGGTCGAAGAATTCCCTTGGGCAAGCAGCTTCCTACTTTAACGGAATCCGTATTTGGCTGGGTGGTCTGTGGAGGAGCTGCAACTTCCGGTTCAGCAGTCAACGTGCGATGCAACATGTCGGTGAATGAATCCTTAGAGCAACTCGTATCTCGGTTCTGGGAGTGCGAGGAAATTGGTTCGGCGAAAACATTCAGCAAGGAAGAAAAACGGTGTGAGCAGCAGTTTAGTTCGACGGTTCAGCGTAGCTCCGATGGTCGGTATACAGTGAGCTTACCCAAAAACGAGGACATCCTTTCAAAACTTGGCAACTCAATGGAGATTGCCCTCCGACGACTGGCTGGAACGGAACGAAGGCTGGACAGGGATCCAGATCTTCGCAAGGAATACAACACTTTCATGGAGGAATATTTGCTGCTCGACCATATGCGATTGGTGAGGGGGGATGATACAGTCCAGAGATGCTTTTTGCCGCATCACCCGGTCATTAAGGAGGGAAGCACCACTACCAAGGTTCGCGTGGTGTTTGACGCTTCCTGTAAGACGTCTACAGGAATCTCACTCAACGACGGTTTACTGGTGGGGCCAGTAATTCAGGAGGACTTGCGCTCCATCATCTTGCGAAGTCGGTCCAAGCAAGTCATGATCGTGGCAGACGTGGAAAAGATGTTCCGACAGATAAGGCTCCAAGAATCAGATCGACCGCTTCAATCAATACTTTGGCGACCACCAACCTCGAGGGAAGTCAACGTTTACGAGCTCAACACCGTCACTTACGGGACAAAACCGGCTCCGTTTTTGGCAACCCGCACATTGCAGCAGCTCGCGAACGATGAGCGACATAGGTTTCCACTGGCGGCCAAGGCGTTCACAGAGGATACCTATATGGACGACGTGATAACTGGCGAAAGGGACACAGAAGCAGCACTCGAGCTGAGGATTCAGCTGGAAAATGCTGCTGCAGCAGGAGGATTTCGACTTCGAAAATTTGCTTCCAATTCTCGGCGAGTTTTGGAAGGCATGTCCGAGGAATATGTAGCTATCAAGGATCCAGCGATTGATTTGTCATCAAATTCATCGGTGAAAATTCTTGGGTTGACATGGTTGCCGAAATTCGACTCCTTGATGTTCCAGTTCAACATTCCATCGTTTGAAAAACCGGGAAAGTGGACCAAACGACAAATTCTTTCTGTGATTGCCTCGCTTTTGAACCCACTCGGCTTGCTAGGTGCAACTGTAACCACTGCAAAAATCTTTATGCAGTTGCTTTGGACACTTCAGGACGACAAAGGAGAAAAAATCGATTGGGATCATCCATTACCTTCAACGGTGGGTGAGATCTGGTGCCAATATTACGCGAAACTACCACTGTTGAACGAAATAAAGGTTGATCGTTGCGTAATTTTACCGGAAGCAGTTCGTATGGAGCTGCATTGTTTCTCCGATGCATCTGAAAAGGCGTACGGCGGGTGCATCTACATCAAAAGTATTGGCGAGCGTGGCGAGGTTCGAATTGGTCTTGTTTCCTCAAAATCTAGAGTTGCACCCCTGAAAAGCCAATCAATTCCAAGGCTTGAGCTCAACGGCGCTCTTTTAACGTCGGAGCTGTTTGAGATGGTGAAGGGATCGATGAGATTCGAAGGGCAGGCGTATTTTTGGACAGATTCTACCTGCGTTTGGCGTTGGTTGCAAGCTGTTCCATCTACTTGGTCAACATACGTAGCGAACCGGGTCAGCAAGATTCAAAATCTCACCGACGGATACAATTGGAGACACGTCCCTGGAATCGACAATCCTGCGGATCTTATATCCCGTGGGATTTCGCCCGAGGAAATTGGAAACAATCGACTGTGGTGGCAGGGACCTCCTTGGCTGCAATTCGAAGAATCAAACTGGCCGGATTACTTCGAGAATTGTAACGACGAGACGGGAGAAGAAGAGAGGCGCAAGACGAAGGTGGTGACAGTTGGAGTTTCCAAAAACACGGAATTCAATTCGTGGTTTTTGGAACGATATTCAAACTACAACGTGCTGATTCGGCACACAGCGTATTTGCTACGGTTGCGGAGGTTTCTGCGCCTACGAAAAGCagtaaaatttgaatcttttctTTCAACAGCTGAATTGTTTGAAGCCGAAAACGCAATTGCTCGTTGCGTTCAATTAGAATGTTTTCCGGATGAATTCCAAGCACTTTCGAAAGGAGAAAATGTACCCAGAAGATCACCGTTGAGATGGTTCAACCCTTTCCTAGACCAGAATGGAATCATCAGAGTCGGAGGACGGATTAAGAACTCAGCTGAACACTGGAACACCAAACACCCAATTGTACTTCCGGCACGTCATCATTTGACCAAATTGATTTTCGAATATTTCCATCATCGTTTGCTGCATGCTGGGTTGCAGCTTCTTTTAGCTACAGTTCGGCTTCGGTTCTGGCCCTTGGGCGGAAGGAATTTGGCCAGACAAATCATCCACAAATGTACTATCTGCTTTAGAGTTCGACCAACACCTGTCCAACAGTTCATGGGGGAACTTCCGGCGGATAGAGTAAGAATAGCTAGGCCCTTCAAGAAAGCGGGGGTGGATTACTTTGGTCCCGTTTACCTTCGCCCTGTCCCACGTCGTGCTGCTGTAAAGGGCTACGTTGCGGTTTTCATCTGCCTGTGTACAAAGGCCGTACACCTGGAGCTAGTCTCCGATCTCTCGACGGAACGATTTCTTCAGgcatttcatcgatttgttGCCAGACGAGGGAGATGCAGTGACGTTTATTCCGACAACGGTACCAATTTCGTCGGAGCGCGGAATAAACTGAAGGAATTGTTCGCTCTACTGAAAGACCAGAGACACCGCGAGGAAATAACGAAGGAATGCAGCAGATCAGGTATCCAGTGGCACTTCAACCCTCCTGGAGCTCCGCACTTTGGAGGACTATGGGAGGCCGCGGTGAAGTCGACAAAGAAGCACCTATTACGAACCATCGGCGAGACACCAGTGTCACCTGAAAACTTTGCGACTTTATTAACACAGGTGGAAGCATGCCTAAATTCTCGTCCAATCACAGCACTCTCGGACGATCCAAACGACCTCGAACCGCTAACACCGGCACATTTCATTATCGGGGAATCGTTTGAAGCTTTGCCGGAACCAGACTTCACGAACGTCAAGGACTATCGTTTGAGCGAGTTGCAGCTGATGCAGAAACATCTCCAATCCATTTGGAGAAGATGGAAAACGGAGTATTTATGCCAACTCCAAGCACGGTCTAAACGGTGGAAACCTGCATTGCCAATTCAGGTTGGCCAACTGGTCGTTATTGTGGAGCAGAATCTACCGCCTTGTCGCTGGAAGATGGGCCGCATTGAAGAGGTGCATCCTGGTACTGACGGAGTTGTTCGGGTTGTGACTCTAAAAACAGCTTCTGGGTCGTTGATGCGTCCTGTCGAGAAAATATGTCTAATGCCAATCGCCGAAAACAAAATCACGATGCCAATAGAAGAATCTCCAAACGAACAGTAG